In the genome of Triticum urartu cultivar G1812 chromosome 5, Tu2.1, whole genome shotgun sequence, one region contains:
- the LOC125556484 gene encoding acyl transferase 1-like — MVTFTARRSEPELVRPARPTPRETKALSDLDDQWSLRFYESIVGFFRSPPSESVKPGKVAKGIKAAVAAALVYYYPMAGRLRKLPEGNKLVVDCTGEGVMFVEAMADVRLEDLGQPLVPPYPCVEEFLGDAGDTRDVVAKPLLFLQVTQLKCGGFVIGLHMCHCIADGFGILQFIKSIADFACGELIPTTLPVWKRDTFRARMPPSITHVYPAYKTFIHGLDCTGDDVMLLTPPESMEVQYLFFGPKEIAILRSHLSEHLSKSTTTFELLMTVMWRCRTLALGYGSSQKVRIMFTLNTRGRSINGESVVPRGYYGNAHFSPMVEITVNELVTKPLEHVLELIHKVKVGTTNDCMKSMVDLMALWREGSPFGMDRTYEVSDTKWVGGNALKFGRAELVAAGTPHAGDFTSKLISYHTKCKNKDGEDSTVVSILLPKLAMVKFTEEMAIWLKK, encoded by the exons ATGGTGACGTTCACGGCACGCCGGAGCGAGCCCGAGCTGGTGCGCCCGGCGCGGCCGACGCCGCGTGAGACCAAGGCCCTCTCCGACCTCGACGACCAGTGGTCGCTGCGGTTCTACGAGTCCATCGTCGGCTTCTTCCGCAGCCCGCCGAGCGAAAGCGTCAAGCCGGGCAAGGTGGCCAAGGGCATTAAGGCGGCCGTGGCGGCGGCTCTGGTGTACTACTACCCCATGGCTGGCCGTCTCCGGAAGCTCCCCGAGGGAAACAAGCTGGTGGTGGACTGCACGGGGGAAGGCGTGATGTTTGTGGAGGCGATGGCAGACGTGCGGCTGGAGGACCTCGGCCAGCCGTTGGTGCCGCCGTACCCGTGCGTCGAGGAGTTCTTGGGGGACGCCGGTGACACCAGGGATGTGGTTGCCAAGCCTCTGCTCTTCCTGCAG GTGACACAACTCAAGTGTGGAGGATTTGTTATTGGGCTTCACATGTGCCATTGCATTGCTGATGGTTTTGGTATCCTCCAATTTATCAAATCCATAGCCGATTTTGCATGTGGTGAACTCATCCCAACCACATTGCCCGTGTGGAAACGAGATACCTTCAGAGCACGTATGCCACCCTCCATCACACATGTCTACCCAGCATATAAAACGTTTATTCATGGGTTGGACTGCACGGGAGATGATGTGATGCTATTAACTCCGCCAGAAAGCATGGAAGTGCAATATTTATTTTTTGGGCCGAAAGAAATAGCAATATTAAGGAGCCACCTCTCAGAACATCTTTCCAAATCCACCACAACTTTTGAGTTGCTTATGACGGTTATGTGGCGGTGTCGCACATTGGCACTTGGTTATGGATCTAGTCAGAAAGTGCGTATCATGTTTACTTTAAATACACGTGGGAGAAGCATTAATGGTGAAAGTGTTGTCCCACGTGGTTACTATGGAAATGCACATTTTTCTCCCATGGTCGAGATCACCGTCAATGAGCTTGTTACAAAGCCCTTGGAACATGTACTTGAGCTGATACACAAAGTCAAGGTAGGCACCACAAATGATTGCATGAAGTCAATGGTTGATTTGATGGCATTATGGCGAGAGGGTTCACCTTTCGGTATGGACAGAACATATGAAGTTAGTGATACAAAGTGGGTTGGAGGCAATGCACTAAAATTTGGCAGGGCCGAGCTAGTTGCTGCTGGCACACCACATGCTGGTGACTTCACTTCAAAGTTGATTAGCTATCATACCAAGTGCAAGAATAAAGACGGCGAGGACTCAACCGTGGTATCAATCTTACTACCTAAGCTTGCAATGGTGAAGTTTACGGAGGAGATGGCAATTTGGTTGAAGAAGTAG
- the LOC125556485 gene encoding acyl transferase 1-like — MVTFAARRSEPELVRPARPTPAETKALSDLDDQWSLRFYESIVGFFRGPPGESTTPGKVAKGIKAAVAGALVYYYPMAGRLRKLPDGNKLVVDCTGEGVMFVEATADVRLEDLGQPLVPPYPCVEEFLGDAGNTRDVIGKPLLFLQVTQLKCGGFVIGLHMCHCIADGFGTLQFIKSIADFACGELIPTTLPVWKRDIFTARIPPSVSHVYPAYKPFLLGLDCRGDDVMLSTPPETMEMQYIFFGPKEIDILRSHIPGHLSKSTTTFELITAVMWQCRTLALGYESNQRVRVMFALNARGRSINGESVAVPHGYYGNAHFSPVVEVTVDELSTKPLAHILELMRKVKMDTTKDCVKSMVDLMALWREWSPFCMDRTYEVSDTKWVGGNTLQFGKAELVAAGTPHAGDFTSKLISYHTKCKNQDGEDSMVVSILLPKLAMEKFTKEMAIWLKK; from the exons ATGGTGACCTTCGCGGCGCGCCGGAGCGAGCCCGAGCTGGTGCGCCCGGCGCGGCCGACGCCGGCCGAAACCAAGGCCCTCTCCGACCTCGACGACCAGTGGTCGCTGCGGTTCTACGAGTCCATCGTCGGCTTCTTCCGCGGCCCGCCGGGAGAGAGCACCACGCCGGGCAAAGTGGCCAAGGGCATCAAGGCGGCCGTGGCGGGGGCTCTCGTGTACTACTACCCCATGGCCGGACGCCTGAGGAAGCTCCCCGACGGCAACAAGCTGGTGGTGGACTGCACGGGGGAAGGGGTGATGTTCGTGGAGGCCACAGCGGACGTGCGGCTGGAGGACCTCGGGCAGCCGCTGGTGCCGCCGTACCCGTGTGTCGAGGAGTTCTTGGGCGACGCCGGCAACACGAGAGATGTCATTGGCAAGCCTCTGCTCTTCCTGCAG GTGACACAACTCAAATGTGGAGGATTTGTCATTGGGCTTCACATGTGTCATTGCATTGCTGATGGTTTTGGCACCCTCCAATTTATAAAATCTATAGCTGATTTCGCATGTGGTGAACTTATCCCAACCACTTTGCCCGTGTGGAAAAGAGATATTTTCACAGCACGCATCCCACCCTCCGTCTCACATGTCTATCCGGCTTATAAACCATTTCTTCTTGGGTTAGACTGCAGAGGAGATGATGTGATGCTATCAACTCCACCAGAAACTATGGAAATGCAATATATATTCTTTGGACCAAAAGAGATAGATATTTTAAGAAGCCATATTCCAGGACATCTCTCCAAATCTACAACAACATTCGAACTGATTACTGCCGTCATGTGGCAATGCCGCACATTGGCATTAGGTTACGAATCTAATCAGAGAGTACGTGTCATGTTTGCTTTAAATGCACGTGGTAGAAGCATTAATGGGGAAAGCGTTGCCGTCCCACATGGTTACTATGGAAATGCACATTTCTCTCCCGTGGTTGAGGTCACAGTTGATGAGTTGTCTACAAAGCCGTTGGCTCATATACTTGAGCTAATGCGTAAAGTCAAGATGGACACCACGAAGGATTGTGTGAAGTCAATGGTGGATTTGATGGCATTATGGAGAGAGTGGTCACCGTTCTGCATGGACAGAACATACGAGGTTAGTGATACAAAGTGGGTTGGAGGCAATACCCTACAATTTGGGAAAGCTGAGCTGGTTGCTGCTGGTACACCACATGCAGGGGATTTCACTTCAAAGTTGATAAGCTATCATACAAAGTGCAAGAATC